From Methanosarcina lacustris Z-7289, one genomic window encodes:
- a CDS encoding PGF-pre-PGF domain-containing protein, with protein MVLALQVIAGSAAATTIYVDDDGPGNYTTIQAALIDAVEGDTIIVNPGIYPGDITIAVPDLTLVSSSQYNAVIEATGNAFDLNANNITIKNFNIIGSGSSSGYSGVIDSSSCTIQNNKISNFNTGIGVYNGEGGGGGSIINNDIFDCGDGILLWSSSVNGINGNRISNCITGIDMVDSYGIRIYNNNFNNNQNVQFTDKHSWNTTKTPGKNILGGPYIGGNYWATPAGDGFSQTHLDANGDGFAEVPYEMNEVNIDYLPLVTPWKEPAPAFPVANFKANTTSGKAPLAVLFTDLSQDSTSRTWDVNNDGIVNSGEENFVHVYEVPGAYTVNLTAINQNGTASKTAVITVLEKEEDENKILPVAGFSTNVSSGKAPLSVLFTDLSQDATSRIWDVNNDGIVESGEKSFVHVYEVPGAYTVNLTAINQNGTASKTAVITVLKKEEDGNKILPVAGFSTNVSSGNAPLSVLFTDLSQDSTSRTWDVNNDGIEDSGEKSFVYVYTTTGTYTAKLTAINANGTAIQTETIVVEKESSGGSSGSSGSSGSSGGGGGGGGGSPEPAKNVEVKELSQVFITNGKAIKFDFTKNATCVVYVGFDAKKNVGKTTTIVEQLKNKSALVSELPSGEVYKSFNVWVGNSGYATSKNIEYPVIGFKVEKAWVQDKGVDQASITLNRYEEKVWEQLTANLTGEDNKYLYFTAITPGFASFAITGKSTLQVQDENSQIPAENRSVGAISSGENGTKGAEPDDNSGKRNTLLSIGIVVGALGVVGLILKSMKK; from the coding sequence GTGGTTCTCGCACTTCAGGTTATTGCTGGCAGTGCGGCAGCTACAACGATTTATGTTGATGACGATGGGCCCGGGAATTATACGACAATTCAGGCTGCATTAATTGATGCAGTTGAGGGGGATACTATAATTGTCAATCCTGGAATTTATCCTGGAGATATTACCATTGCAGTGCCAGATTTGACTCTTGTATCGAGTAGTCAATATAATGCCGTAATCGAAGCTACAGGGAATGCTTTCGATTTAAATGCTAATAATATTACAATTAAGAACTTCAATATTATAGGTTCAGGCAGCTCCTCAGGTTACTCGGGCGTTATAGATTCTTCTTCCTGTACTATTCAGAATAATAAAATTTCTAATTTTAATACAGGCATTGGAGTTTATAATGGGGAAGGAGGGGGAGGCGGCTCAATCATTAATAATGATATTTTTGATTGCGGTGACGGAATTTTACTCTGGTCCAGTAGCGTTAATGGAATAAATGGGAATAGAATTTCAAACTGTATCACAGGAATAGATATGGTAGATTCTTATGGCATTAGGATTTATAATAATAATTTTAACAACAACCAAAATGTACAATTTACGGATAAACATTCCTGGAATACTACGAAAACACCTGGGAAAAACATTCTTGGAGGCCCTTATATTGGAGGCAATTACTGGGCAACACCTGCAGGAGATGGCTTTTCTCAGACTCATTTAGACGCTAATGGTGACGGGTTTGCTGAGGTACCATACGAAATGAATGAGGTAAACATTGATTATCTGCCTCTGGTAACCCCCTGGAAGGAGCCCGCGCCTGCATTCCCTGTCGCAAATTTCAAAGCAAATACGACCAGTGGAAAGGCTCCTCTTGCAGTTCTCTTTACCGACCTTTCACAGGATTCAACTTCAAGGACCTGGGACGTTAACAATGACGGAATCGTAAATTCAGGTGAGGAAAACTTTGTTCATGTGTATGAGGTTCCAGGAGCCTATACGGTTAATCTGACCGCAATCAACCAGAACGGCACAGCCTCAAAAACTGCTGTTATAACTGTGCTGGAAAAAGAGGAAGACGAAAATAAAATACTTCCTGTAGCAGGCTTCAGCACAAATGTTTCCAGTGGGAAGGCCCCTCTTTCAGTTCTCTTTACCGACCTTTCACAGGATGCAACTTCAAGGATCTGGGACGTTAATAATGACGGAATCGTAGAATCGGGTGAGAAAAGCTTTGTTCACGTGTATGAGGTTCCAGGCGCCTATACGGTTAATCTGACAGCAATCAACCAGAACGGCACAGCCTCAAAAACTGCTGTTATAACTGTGCTGAAAAAAGAGGAAGACGGAAATAAAATACTTCCTGTAGCAGGCTTCAGCACAAATGTTTCCAGTGGGAATGCTCCTCTTTCAGTTCTTTTTACCGACCTTTCACAGGATTCAACTTCAAGAACCTGGGACGTTAACAATGACGGAATCGAGGACTCAGGTGAGAAAAGCTTTGTTTATGTGTATACTACTACAGGGACTTACACTGCTAAGCTGACCGCGATTAATGCAAACGGCACGGCTATACAAACTGAGACAATAGTTGTAGAAAAGGAGAGCAGCGGTGGAAGCAGTGGAAGCAGTGGAAGCAGTGGAAGCAGCGGAGGGGGAGGCGGCGGCGGCGGAGGGTCCCCTGAGCCCGCAAAGAATGTTGAAGTAAAGGAACTTTCACAGGTGTTCATCACAAACGGCAAGGCTATAAAGTTTGACTTCACGAAGAATGCAACCTGTGTTGTGTATGTGGGTTTTGATGCAAAGAAGAATGTAGGCAAGACCACAACCATTGTTGAACAATTAAAAAATAAATCTGCACTTGTTTCCGAATTACCTTCCGGGGAAGTCTATAAGTCCTTTAATGTTTGGGTAGGAAACAGCGGGTATGCAACCTCAAAGAACATTGAATATCCTGTTATTGGTTTCAAGGTTGAAAAAGCCTGGGTGCAGGACAAAGGTGTAGATCAGGCTTCGATTACCCTTAACAGGTACGAGGAAAAAGTTTGGGAGCAGTTGACAGCCAATCTAACAGGAGAAGATAATAAATACCTGTACTTCACGGCTATTACACCGGGTTTTGCTTCATTTGCGATAACAGGTAAGTCTACCCTGCAGGTTCAGGACGAAAATTCCCAGATTCCTGCTGAAAATAGATCAGTTGGTGCTATTTCCTCTGGAGAGAATGGGACTAAAGGAGCTGAGCCAGATGATAACAGCGGGAAGCGCAATACCCTGTTAAGCATCGGGATTGTTGTCGGGGCTCTGGGAGTAGTTGGGTTGATACTCAAGAGCATGAAGAAATGA